From Pleurocapsa sp. PCC 7319:
TCCTAATTGGATTGCAGTAGCAGAATGAGCACCATAACTAAAAGCAGCGGAGACTTGGCTGAAAAACTTCGGACTAGCATTTTCTAAAGCTATCCTGCCACCAGCAGAATGACCTCCCAAAATGATTTTTTGGAGATCTAGCATACCTGCTAGTATGCTTTCTGACTGCAAATACTCTAATTCGGCTAACAGTAAAGGCAAAGCAGAAGCAGAAGGAATAGTACCATAGACATCAGGTGAAAAAGCAGCCAGATCGACACCAGGAGTGAGCGCAATGCTCCCAGGAATATTTTCTGCCAGCCAATCAAACAAAACTACTACCAACCCACGAGCAGCTAACTTGAAAGCCAACCATTGATACATAATCAAACTACAATTGATCCCACTGAAGAAAATGACTACTGGAAAAGGAGCTAGGGTAGAATCAACAGAGGAAGTAGATCTTGGCTGTTGAGGATCTATATCTAGAGCGGGATACAGCACCTTGAGGTTGATAGTATCGTATGGAAATGAAGCATTTTTAACTTTAGTGACTCTCCAAAAAGCTTTAACAGTCATCACCAACGATTTTGCACTACACCCCAAGTATAGAATAGATCAGCAAACTTTTAGAGCAATTTAATAGCAGTGAATACTCTGTTCATGACGCTGCGCTTTATGGCTTGTAGGACAATAGAAAAGAGAGTAAATTTTTTAAGTTTGATAAGATCATGCGATCGCCTTTAAATCTTCTTACCATCGAAGAATACCTCAATTTAGAGCAAGACGCTGAAATACGTCATGAATACGTGGCGGGACAAATCTATGCTATGGCTGGTGCTAGCGAAGCACATAACTTGATTGTAGGCAACATTTTCGCTTTGTTACGTCCTCATTTACGAGGTAGTTACTGTCGTGCTTTCGTTTCTGATATGAAAGTCAAAGTTAAGGCACAAAAGGCGGATATATTTTATTATCCAGATCTTCTAGTCACTTGCGATCCCAATGACAATAAAAAATACTTTAAAACCAATCCAAATCTGATTGTAGAAGTTCTCTCTGATTCTACCGAAACTACGGATAAACGGGAAAAACGAATTAATTATCAAACTATTGATAGCCTGAAAGAATACGTTTTGGTTTCTCAAGATAAAATTAAAGTAGAAATTTATCGCCAAGATAATAATGGGAATTGGACAGTAGAAATTTTGAGTAAAGATGATAAGTTATCACTAGATTCAGTTGGATTGACTTTAACAATGGCAGATATTTATGAAGATATTTTTAATCTTTAAATCTGGTTGTGTTGTAAATAGTAAAGATTAGTGTAATCAAGGTGTTGTTTAAAGTCGAAAGGCTTATGTTGCAGTTGATTGAGAAATAATCTCAAAAAGCTTTAAGCTAACTTCTTCCTTAAATTGTCTTAACCCGAACTGAAGTTACTTATCCAAAGCATCAGGGTACTAATACTAAATCCGCTTGTTAAGAGTAGTGTTTAGTTTTTTACCAAATGTTGTTTCAACTCATTACTCGTTACCAAAAAGCTATAAGCTCTAAGCCTTAAGCTATAAGCTCTAAAGTTTACGCTTTGTAAACGGCTAACAGCTTATAGCTATTGGGCGGGCGGAAGCTTGAGGTAACCTCAAGCTGTCCGTTGCCCGCCGCATTCCGCGGTTTAATGCCCCCAGCAAACAAAGTTTGGTGGTCTTCAATTAGGAGGGGTTAAAGCCCCTTCTAATTGGCTTATAGCTTATAGCTTATAGCTTATAGCTGCGGCTTTGCCGCTTTACTTGTTACTCATTACTTAATTTTTTAAGTAACCTATACGAAACGGATTTAGTATAATGTGCTTTACCTTGAATTTCTGCCTCAGACCTTAAAATTCGGCATTCAAGGGAGTTCTAGGGAAGGGAATCACATCTCGAATATTGGTCATTCCTGTCATAAACTGCACCAGTCGTTCAAAGCCCAAGCCAAAACCAGCATGGGGTACAGTTCCATAACGGCGTAAGTCTAAGTACCACCACAGATCATCTGCTTCGATGCTCATTTCTTTAATTCTTCTTTCTAAAACATCTAATCGTTCTTCCCGTTGAGAACCACCGATAATTTCACCAATTCCAGGAGCTAATACATCCATAGCAGAGACAGTTTTTTCGCCATCGTCAAGACGCATATAAAAGGCTTTAATATCTTTAGGATAATTCGTAACAATGACGGGTTTTTTAAACAAATCTTCTGCTAAATAGCGCTCGTGTTCGGACTGTAAGTCGATTCCCCATTCTACGGGAAATTCAAATTTTTTCTTGGCTTTCTCCAGCAAAGTAATAGCTTCGGTATAGGTGACTCGTTCAAACTCATTACTAATGATATTATCGGCAGTAGCTAGCACTGACTTGTCAACCCATTTATTGAAAAATTCCATGTCGTCAGCACAATGATCCAATACATATTGAAA
This genomic window contains:
- a CDS encoding Uma2 family endonuclease, encoding MRSPLNLLTIEEYLNLEQDAEIRHEYVAGQIYAMAGASEAHNLIVGNIFALLRPHLRGSYCRAFVSDMKVKVKAQKADIFYYPDLLVTCDPNDNKKYFKTNPNLIVEVLSDSTETTDKREKRINYQTIDSLKEYVLVSQDKIKVEIYRQDNNGNWTVEILSKDDKLSLDSVGLTLTMADIYEDIFNL
- a CDS encoding alpha/beta hydrolase, with translation MTVKAFWRVTKVKNASFPYDTINLKVLYPALDIDPQQPRSTSSVDSTLAPFPVVIFFSGINCSLIMYQWLAFKLAARGLVVVLFDWLAENIPGSIALTPGVDLAAFSPDVYGTIPSASALPLLLAELEYLQSESILAGMLDLQKIILGGHSAGGRIALENASPKFFSQVSAAFSYGAHSATAIQLGCSPGTISPLPSSVPMLLMAGTRDGVIAKNSHRYGVREWKTPATPVIRTFNEAISGGRNDTYLIVLEGANHFAIAEYLDLTVEATALDFPPTQPENKIRSIIASATSLFIDTVVRQPSKASQELQQLIETDNSLIAFAQFK